In the genome of Oenanthe melanoleuca isolate GR-GAL-2019-014 chromosome 21, OMel1.0, whole genome shotgun sequence, one region contains:
- the CAMK2N1 gene encoding calcium/calmodulin-dependent protein kinase II inhibitor 1, which translates to MSEGPPYGEGQLAGDAAVGQLPFPVRLRGGDGLLAGGQGKRPPKLGQIGRSKRVVIEDDRIDDVLQNLSEKAPPGV; encoded by the exons ATGTCGGAGGGGCCGCCCTACGGCGAGGGGCAGCTGGCGGGGGACGCGGCCGTGGGGCAGCTGCCCTTCCCCGTTCGCCTCCGCGGCGGCGACGGGCTGCTGGCCGGCGGGCAGGGCAAGCGGCCGCCCAAGCTGGGACAGATCGGCCGCAGCAAGAGAG TGGTTATTGAAGATGACAGAATTGATGATGTGCTGCAAAACCTCTCCGAAAAGGCCCCTCCCGGTGTTTAA